The Pseudomonas triclosanedens genome has a window encoding:
- a CDS encoding fimbrial biogenesis chaperone, giving the protein MNTHPLHPLRAVTLALALLLASSAAMLAQASVVITGTRVIYPGDAREKTVQMTNQDAFPNVVQAWIDVGDPASTPDTAKAPFLINPAVSRMAPGSGQTLRILFTGSGLPQDRESLFYLNVLQIPPRNVAKADRNQMLVMLRNRLKLFYRPAGIPGSPEQLPEKLNFSLVQSAGGWRVRVENPTGFHASFGSATLSVGERQWTLRTSIVPPHSTAEWTAEKPAALPVGTPRLHALLINDYGARVDVRHDLPR; this is encoded by the coding sequence ATGAACACCCACCCACTGCACCCGCTTCGCGCGGTGACGCTTGCGCTCGCCCTGCTGTTGGCCTCCTCCGCCGCGATGCTGGCCCAGGCCAGCGTGGTGATCACCGGCACCCGGGTGATCTATCCCGGTGACGCACGGGAAAAAACCGTACAGATGACCAACCAGGACGCCTTCCCCAACGTGGTACAGGCGTGGATAGATGTCGGCGATCCAGCCTCTACGCCGGACACCGCCAAGGCTCCATTCCTGATCAACCCAGCCGTCTCGCGCATGGCCCCCGGCAGCGGCCAGACCCTGCGCATTCTCTTCACCGGTTCGGGCCTGCCGCAGGACCGCGAATCGCTGTTCTACCTCAACGTGCTGCAGATACCGCCCCGCAACGTAGCGAAGGCCGACCGCAACCAAATGCTGGTGATGCTGCGCAACCGCCTGAAGCTGTTCTACCGCCCGGCCGGCATCCCTGGCAGCCCGGAACAGTTGCCCGAAAAACTGAACTTCAGCCTGGTGCAGAGCGCTGGCGGCTGGCGCGTACGGGTAGAGAACCCCACCGGTTTCCATGCCTCGTTCGGCAGCGCAACGCTCAGCGTCGGCGAACGCCAATGGACACTGCGGACCAGCATCGTGCCTCCACACAGCACCGCGGAATGGACCGCGGAAAAACCCGCCGCGCTGCCGGTCGGCACACCCCGCCTGCACGCCCTGTTGATCAACGACTATGGAGCGCGAGTGGACGTTCGTCATGACCTGCCGCGCTGA
- a CDS encoding HlyD family secretion protein: MDLLLILTYSAFCIAIFKIFRIPLNKWTVPTAVLGGVVLIGALIFAMNYNHPYSEVARTYFVSTPVVPVVSGDVIDVPVKGNQMLSKGDVLFQIDPAPFQDRVKSLQAQIVSARADLGRASELYNRNVGNRRDVDVLNARVSDLSAQLSTAQYNLDHTTVRAPTRGYVTHVSLRPGMRVSKLPLKPPMVFIPDEGHYFVAWMRQNSQLRLAVGDEAEVAFDGLPGQVFSGKVKQVIAVIGEGQVQPSSTLISYSTSSPPGRVPVMIEITDPAYEQYKSLMPGGSYGQAAIYTEHFHHVAIMRKILLRMAAWMNYIFPFH, encoded by the coding sequence ATGGATCTGTTGCTCATTCTTACCTACTCCGCTTTCTGCATCGCGATCTTCAAGATATTCCGCATCCCGCTGAACAAGTGGACGGTGCCGACCGCCGTGCTGGGCGGGGTGGTGCTGATCGGTGCGCTGATCTTCGCGATGAACTACAACCACCCCTACAGCGAAGTGGCGCGCACCTACTTCGTTTCCACCCCGGTCGTTCCAGTGGTGTCTGGCGATGTGATCGATGTGCCGGTGAAGGGCAACCAGATGTTGAGCAAGGGTGACGTACTGTTCCAGATCGATCCCGCGCCCTTCCAGGACCGGGTGAAGTCGTTGCAGGCGCAGATCGTCTCCGCGCGGGCCGACCTTGGCCGCGCCAGCGAGTTGTATAACCGCAACGTCGGCAACCGCCGCGATGTCGATGTGCTCAACGCTCGTGTCAGCGATCTCTCGGCGCAACTCTCCACTGCCCAGTACAACCTCGACCACACCACGGTACGGGCGCCGACGCGCGGCTACGTCACCCACGTGTCGCTGCGTCCGGGCATGCGCGTGAGTAAGCTGCCGCTCAAGCCGCCGATGGTGTTCATCCCCGACGAGGGCCACTACTTCGTGGCCTGGATGCGGCAGAACAGCCAGTTGCGCCTGGCTGTGGGCGACGAGGCGGAAGTGGCGTTCGACGGTCTGCCGGGGCAGGTCTTCAGCGGCAAGGTCAAGCAGGTCATCGCGGTGATCGGCGAGGGCCAGGTGCAGCCGTCCAGCACGCTGATCAGCTACAGCACGTCATCGCCGCCCGGGCGGGTGCCGGTGATGATCGAGATCACCGATCCGGCGTACGAGCAGTACAAGAGCCTGATGCCCGGCGGTTCCTATGGCCAGGCGGCGATCTACACCGAACACTTCCATCACGTGGCGATCATGCGCAAGATTCTCCTGCGCATGGCGGCCTGGATGAACTACATCTTCCCGTTCCATTGA
- a CDS encoding SRPBCC family protein: MLKWIALVVAVLVVVVLVLAASRPDSFRVQRTVRIQAPPEKVHAYIEDFHLWPQWSPFEKLDPGMKRTFSGAAKGQGAVYAWAGNSKAGEGRMEIVETTPATRLVIALDFLKPFKASNTAEFTLLPSDGGTEVTWAMYGPSPFVTKIIHLFFSMDGMVGKDSEAGLANLKRLSEQG; this comes from the coding sequence ATGTTGAAGTGGATTGCATTGGTCGTGGCGGTGCTGGTGGTTGTGGTGCTGGTTCTGGCGGCCAGCCGCCCGGACAGTTTCCGGGTGCAGCGCACGGTGCGCATCCAGGCGCCACCGGAGAAGGTCCACGCGTACATCGAGGACTTCCACCTGTGGCCGCAGTGGTCGCCCTTCGAGAAGCTCGACCCGGGTATGAAACGCACTTTCTCCGGCGCCGCCAAGGGCCAGGGCGCGGTGTACGCCTGGGCCGGCAACAGCAAGGCCGGGGAAGGGCGCATGGAGATCGTCGAGACCACGCCGGCGACGCGGCTGGTCATCGCGCTGGACTTCCTCAAGCCGTTCAAGGCCAGCAACACCGCCGAGTTCACGCTGCTGCCCAGCGACGGTGGCACGGAGGTGACCTGGGCGATGTACGGCCCTTCGCCTTTCGTGACGAAGATCATCCATCTGTTCTTCAGCATGGACGGCATGGTCGGCAAGGACTCCGAGGCGGGCCTGGCCAACCTCAAGCGGCTCAGCGAACAGGGCTGA
- a CDS encoding DUF899 domain-containing protein: MNLANQAFPRVVSRDEWLQARKRLLEQEKAATQARDALSAVRRALPVVRIDKDYRFEGPRGPLRLVDLFEGRPQLIVYHFMFHRDTALGCEGCSFLIDNLGRLEHLHARGTTLAMVSRAPLDEIAPFRERMGWSLPWYSSFGSDFNYDFHVTIDEKVAPVEYNYRDKAELERLGQGYHVQGEQPGMSVFLRDGDTVFHSYSTFGRGLEAPLFTYHLLDLTPLGRGEGWGGMPDYEGKGMNWTRFHDEYEEPARPHGCCAS, translated from the coding sequence ATGAATCTTGCCAACCAGGCTTTCCCCCGCGTGGTTTCCCGTGATGAATGGCTGCAGGCGCGCAAGCGTCTGCTGGAGCAGGAGAAGGCCGCCACCCAGGCGCGCGATGCGCTGAGCGCGGTACGCCGCGCACTGCCGGTGGTGCGCATCGACAAGGACTACCGCTTCGAAGGTCCGCGAGGCCCGCTGCGCCTGGTGGACCTGTTCGAGGGGCGGCCGCAACTGATCGTCTATCACTTCATGTTCCACCGCGACACGGCGCTGGGCTGCGAGGGCTGCTCGTTCCTGATCGACAACCTGGGCCGCCTGGAACACCTGCATGCGCGCGGGACTACGCTGGCGATGGTGTCCCGCGCGCCGCTGGATGAGATCGCGCCGTTCCGTGAGCGCATGGGCTGGAGCCTGCCGTGGTATTCGTCGTTCGGTAGCGATTTCAACTACGACTTCCATGTGACCATCGACGAGAAGGTCGCACCGGTGGAGTACAACTACCGCGACAAGGCGGAGCTGGAACGCCTGGGGCAGGGCTACCACGTGCAGGGCGAGCAGCCGGGCATGAGTGTGTTCCTGCGCGACGGCGATACGGTATTCCACAGCTACTCGACCTTCGGGCGCGGGCTTGAGGCGCCGCTGTTCACCTACCATCTGCTCGACCTCACGCCCTTGGGGCGTGGCGAGGGCTGGGGCGGCATGCCGGACTACGAAGGCAAGGGCATGAACTGGACGCGCTTCCACGACGAGTACGAGGAGCCTGCCAGGCCGCACGGTTGCTGTGCGTCGTAA
- a CDS encoding DUF3302 domain-containing protein: MLDYIALGILCFAAVVLFYGIIVLHDIPYEIAVHRNHPHQDAIHAAGWVSLFTLHALWPFLWIWAMLYREDRGWGFGAGGAPKEHVRHLEAQVSELQARLAAIEAALPARQQGASAEGES, from the coding sequence ATGCTTGATTACATTGCCCTGGGCATTTTGTGCTTTGCGGCGGTGGTGCTGTTCTACGGCATCATCGTGCTGCACGACATTCCCTACGAGATCGCGGTGCACCGCAATCACCCCCATCAGGACGCGATCCACGCCGCCGGCTGGGTCAGTCTGTTCACCCTGCACGCCTTGTGGCCGTTCCTCTGGATCTGGGCGATGCTCTACCGCGAGGACCGCGGCTGGGGTTTTGGTGCCGGAGGTGCGCCCAAGGAACACGTGCGGCACCTGGAGGCTCAGGTCAGTGAGCTTCAGGCGCGCCTGGCGGCCATCGAGGCAGCGTTGCCCGCACGGCAGCAGGGCGCCTCGGCGGAAGGGGAGAGCTGA
- a CDS encoding YybH family protein, translating into MTSADDTELHALLDSWLSAVLAADVAAITSHYSRDILAFDAVKQLQFKGVEAYGRHWEECMRMCTEHTFEIHELSFEAGSDIAFGHYLAYCGGTDEKGQRNASWARVTVCLRREEGQWKIAHEHFSIPFDPATGQLLFDARP; encoded by the coding sequence ATGACTTCCGCCGACGACACCGAACTGCACGCGCTGCTCGATAGCTGGCTGAGCGCCGTGCTCGCCGCCGATGTGGCGGCCATCACCAGCCACTACAGCCGCGACATACTCGCCTTCGATGCGGTGAAGCAGTTGCAGTTCAAGGGCGTGGAGGCCTACGGCAGGCATTGGGAGGAGTGCATGCGGATGTGTACCGAACATACGTTCGAGATACACGAGCTGAGCTTCGAGGCCGGCAGCGATATCGCATTCGGCCATTACCTGGCTTACTGCGGCGGCACCGACGAGAAGGGCCAGCGCAACGCCTCATGGGCGCGCGTGACGGTCTGTCTGCGCCGGGAAGAGGGGCAGTGGAAGATCGCCCATGAGCATTTCTCCATTCCCTTCGACCCGGCGACGGGGCAATTGCTGTTCGATGCCAGGCCCTGA
- a CDS encoding YciI family protein, whose product MKYLCLIYVDDARIASLPAPVFRQVIDECRCNEQRLRENGRLLASQALEPVATATTLRHVDGSLAITDGPFAETKEHLGGFVLLEARDLNEALQIAGRIPSGRLGCIEVRAVRDWDRYFAGQ is encoded by the coding sequence ATGAAATACCTCTGCCTGATCTACGTCGACGACGCGCGCATCGCCAGCTTGCCGGCCCCGGTTTTCCGCCAGGTGATCGATGAGTGCCGCTGCAATGAACAGCGCTTGCGCGAGAACGGCCGGTTACTGGCATCGCAGGCCCTGGAACCGGTGGCCACAGCCACTACGCTGCGTCATGTCGATGGCTCACTGGCGATCACTGACGGGCCGTTCGCCGAGACCAAGGAGCACCTGGGCGGCTTCGTGCTGCTGGAGGCGCGCGATCTCAACGAGGCGTTGCAGATCGCCGGGCGGATTCCCTCGGGACGGCTGGGTTGCATCGAGGTTCGCGCGGTCCGCGACTGGGACCGTTACTTCGCCGGGCAATAG
- a CDS encoding SDR family NAD(P)-dependent oxidoreductase — MSNDLFSLAGKTVLVTGASSGIGAHLARVAATAGARVVLAARRTERLAQLAEAIRGDGGEALAVALDVTDRASVEAAFDSAEAQFGVVDVVLNNAGIGNGQRALDVSEDDWRAMLSTNLDGVWRVAQCAAQRLAKARRGGSIVNIASILGLRVGSGYSHYCAAKAGVVQLSKSLALELARYQVRVNAIAPGYFKTEMNDAYFDSEKGHAYIRDTVPMRRLGRLSELEGPFLLLASDAGAFMTGAVLAVDGGHLVSSL; from the coding sequence ATGAGCAACGACCTCTTCTCCCTCGCCGGCAAGACCGTACTGGTCACCGGGGCCTCCAGCGGCATCGGCGCGCACCTGGCGCGCGTGGCCGCCACCGCTGGTGCCCGCGTGGTGCTGGCGGCGCGGCGCACCGAGCGGCTGGCGCAACTGGCCGAGGCCATCCGCGGCGATGGTGGCGAAGCTCTCGCAGTGGCGCTGGATGTGACCGACCGCGCCAGCGTCGAAGCCGCCTTCGACAGCGCCGAGGCGCAATTCGGCGTGGTGGACGTGGTGCTCAACAATGCCGGCATCGGCAACGGCCAGCGCGCCCTGGATGTCAGCGAAGACGACTGGCGCGCCATGCTCTCCACCAACCTGGACGGCGTCTGGCGCGTCGCCCAGTGCGCGGCGCAGCGGCTGGCCAAGGCCAGACGCGGCGGCAGTATCGTCAATATCGCCTCGATCCTCGGCCTGCGCGTGGGCAGCGGCTACAGCCACTACTGCGCGGCCAAGGCCGGCGTAGTACAACTGAGCAAGTCCCTCGCGCTGGAACTGGCGCGCTACCAGGTACGAGTCAACGCCATCGCACCGGGCTACTTCAAGACCGAGATGAACGACGCCTACTTCGACAGCGAGAAGGGCCACGCGTACATTCGCGACACCGTGCCGATGCGCCGCCTGGGCCGGTTGAGCGAACTGGAAGGCCCGTTCCTGCTGCTGGCCAGCGATGCCGGCGCCTTCATGACCGGCGCGGTACTGGCAGTGGACGGCGGCCACCTGGTGAGCAGCCTGTAG
- a CDS encoding gamma-glutamyl-gamma-aminobutyrate hydrolase family protein, with the protein MSNSNIGNKKQTLRKPVVLMSMGSQERKGHDYQVMTHKYIVPLVEQSDCVPVLVPTCCGIEDLEQYLDMADGVYLTGAGSNIDPTLYGQENQTPGKGQDKDRDNFDIPLIKAAIARGLPIFGICRGMQEINVALGGDIYQKVYAEPGFNDHRENPDDPVDVQYSPVHGVRPVQGSWLQQLLGDEIRVNSLHGQGLKNLGKGIEAIAHAEDGLVEAIHAPSLSPFLFAVQWHPEWQAAKNPDSVKIFKAFGDACRAQVKKKQARALAA; encoded by the coding sequence ATGTCCAACAGCAACATTGGCAACAAGAAACAGACCCTCCGTAAACCCGTCGTCCTGATGTCCATGGGCAGCCAAGAGCGCAAAGGCCACGACTATCAGGTAATGACCCACAAATACATCGTGCCCCTGGTCGAGCAGTCCGATTGCGTGCCGGTACTGGTACCGACCTGCTGCGGCATCGAAGACCTCGAGCAGTACCTGGACATGGCCGACGGCGTGTACCTGACCGGCGCCGGCAGCAATATCGATCCGACCCTGTACGGCCAGGAGAACCAGACTCCCGGCAAGGGCCAGGACAAGGACCGCGACAACTTCGACATCCCGCTGATCAAGGCTGCCATCGCCCGTGGCCTGCCGATCTTCGGCATCTGCCGCGGCATGCAGGAAATCAACGTTGCCCTGGGCGGCGACATCTACCAGAAGGTCTATGCCGAGCCTGGCTTCAATGACCATCGCGAGAATCCCGATGACCCGGTCGACGTGCAGTACAGCCCGGTCCACGGCGTTCGCCCGGTCCAGGGCAGCTGGCTGCAGCAGCTGCTGGGTGACGAGATCCGCGTCAACTCGCTGCATGGCCAGGGCCTGAAGAACCTGGGCAAGGGCATCGAAGCCATCGCCCACGCCGAGGACGGCCTGGTGGAAGCGATCCACGCTCCCTCCCTGTCGCCCTTCCTCTTCGCGGTGCAATGGCACCCGGAGTGGCAAGCCGCGAAGAACCCCGACTCGGTGAAGATCTTCAAGGCGTTCGGCGATGCCTGCCGCGCACAGGTGAAGAAGAAGCAGGCCCGCGCACTCGCTGCCTGA
- a CDS encoding fimbrial protein, producing the protein MKLRATALAVAAIIAVPGIASASNTITFNGEVTDQTCSAVVNGNTDPTVILDSVPTSAFTGLGSVAGETTFTMQLTGCVAPSGTTEHFTTLFQATNATSAGNLTNTAASGATGVALQLLEAPGGAAVNLAGGAAVEAGDIVLADGQSSTTYDYAVQYVAEAATVTAGPVLGSVTYTLRYE; encoded by the coding sequence ATGAAACTTCGCGCAACCGCCCTGGCTGTCGCAGCAATCATCGCTGTGCCGGGAATTGCATCTGCCAGCAACACCATCACCTTCAACGGCGAAGTGACCGACCAGACCTGTTCGGCAGTCGTGAACGGCAACACCGACCCGACCGTTATCCTCGATAGCGTGCCGACTAGCGCCTTCACCGGTCTCGGATCGGTCGCCGGTGAAACCACCTTCACCATGCAACTGACCGGCTGCGTCGCACCGTCCGGCACCACCGAGCATTTCACCACCCTGTTCCAGGCGACCAACGCCACCAGCGCCGGCAACCTGACCAACACCGCCGCCAGCGGTGCCACGGGCGTGGCCCTGCAACTGCTCGAGGCCCCGGGTGGCGCCGCCGTCAACCTGGCGGGCGGTGCAGCGGTCGAGGCTGGCGACATCGTCCTCGCCGATGGTCAGAGCAGCACCACCTACGACTATGCCGTGCAGTACGTGGCCGAAGCCGCCACCGTCACCGCCGGCCCGGTGCTCGGCTCGGTGACCTACACCCTGCGTTACGAGTGA
- a CDS encoding RNA polymerase sigma factor translates to MHDYAPQALRDVVDDVYRRESRRVLATLIRLLGDFDLAEEALHEAFVAAVEQWRRDGVPANPRAWLVSAGRFKAIDGLRRRSRFDASLLQIAEQLEIDTQSVEEQADASVEDDRLRLIFTCCHPALSADAQVPLTLREVCDLKTEEIARAYLVTPSTIAQRIVRAKAKIRDAKIPYQVPEAAELPSRLASVLRVIYLVFNEGYSASAGDSLTRTDLSAEAIRLGRQLLELLPEAEVMGLLALMLLHESRREARTGEDGQLVLLEHQDRRRWDGAQIDEGRRLIEAALATRRVGPYTLQAAISAVHAVAPDIAGTDWAEIVGLYDMLLGIQPSPVIELNRAVALAMRDGPAAGLEQVDAILARGELQDYHLAHAARADLCRRLSRREDARAAYVRALNLVRQEPERRFLEQRLRELDE, encoded by the coding sequence ATGCACGACTATGCTCCCCAGGCTCTGCGCGATGTGGTCGACGATGTGTACCGGCGCGAGTCGCGCCGCGTGCTCGCCACGTTGATTCGCCTGCTGGGCGATTTCGATCTGGCCGAGGAGGCGCTGCACGAGGCGTTCGTCGCCGCGGTGGAGCAGTGGCGGCGCGATGGAGTGCCGGCCAATCCGCGCGCCTGGCTGGTGTCGGCCGGGCGCTTCAAGGCGATCGACGGCCTGCGCCGGCGTTCGCGTTTCGATGCGTCGCTGTTGCAGATCGCCGAGCAACTGGAGATCGATACGCAGTCGGTGGAGGAACAGGCCGACGCGAGCGTCGAGGACGACCGCCTGCGGCTGATCTTCACCTGCTGCCATCCGGCCTTGTCCGCGGATGCGCAGGTGCCGCTGACCCTGCGGGAAGTCTGCGACCTGAAGACCGAGGAAATCGCCCGCGCGTACCTGGTGACGCCCTCGACCATCGCCCAGCGCATCGTCCGCGCCAAGGCGAAGATCCGCGACGCGAAGATTCCCTATCAAGTGCCGGAGGCCGCCGAGTTGCCCAGCCGCCTGGCCAGCGTGCTGCGGGTGATCTACCTGGTGTTCAACGAGGGCTACTCGGCTTCCGCCGGCGACTCGCTGACCCGCACCGATCTGTCGGCCGAGGCGATCCGCCTTGGCCGGCAGTTGCTCGAACTGCTGCCTGAAGCGGAGGTGATGGGGCTGCTGGCGCTGATGCTGTTGCATGAGTCGCGGCGCGAAGCGCGCACTGGCGAGGACGGCCAGTTGGTTCTGCTGGAGCACCAGGACCGCCGCCGCTGGGACGGGGCGCAGATCGACGAGGGCCGCCGGTTGATCGAGGCCGCGCTGGCGACCCGGCGGGTAGGCCCGTACACGCTGCAGGCGGCGATCTCGGCGGTGCATGCGGTGGCGCCGGATATCGCCGGCACCGACTGGGCGGAGATCGTTGGCCTCTACGATATGCTGCTGGGCATCCAGCCGTCGCCGGTGATCGAGTTGAACCGCGCGGTGGCGCTGGCCATGCGCGACGGACCTGCGGCGGGGCTTGAGCAGGTAGATGCGATTCTGGCCCGTGGCGAGTTGCAGGATTACCACCTGGCCCACGCGGCCCGCGCCGACCTGTGCCGGCGACTTTCGCGTCGCGAGGATGCGCGCGCCGCCTATGTCCGAGCGCTGAACCTGGTGCGCCAGGAGCCGGAGCGGCGTTTTCTCGAACAGCGCCTGCGCGAACTGGACGAGTGA
- a CDS encoding fimbria/pilus outer membrane usher protein: MTCRAELLRNPIVPIALGSLALAVAGVANGDADYRFDDSLLMGSGLAGGNLERFNRANQIDPGTYHVDLYLNGKYASRAEVEFRARGEGVEPCFSERFLRQSLGVHPDPKAGRDDQGGCHGLSERLPGSTFNLDTARLRLDLSVPQALLDIKPRGYVNPDEWDAGSSMAFVNYDANLYRSTFDSAGSGNSDYGYLGLNGGINLGLWRLRHQSNYTYSSYDGQTRTDWNSIRTYAQRAVPSLRSELTLGDSYTEGNLFGSMGYRGARLATDDRMLPDSQRQYAPQVRGTANGNARVVISQNGRKIQETNVAPGPFVIDDLYGTAYDGDLDVQVIEADGSVSRFTVPFSAVPESMRPGLSRYSATLGQARQYGDGNDLFSDLTYQRGLTNALTANLGTRVAEDYLAVLGGGVLATPYGAFGLNTTYSNAIVENGQRKQGWRVGLNYSRTFQPTSTTLTLAGYRYSTEGYRDLSDALASRDAADHHDTWDSSSYKQRNQFTLLVNQGLGGYGNLYLSGSTSDYYDGKSRDSQLQFGYSNVWRQLSYNLAYSRQQTVWYRDIVNDYDPSMPPDYNMQHGSTRNNTLTLSLSMPLGSSSSAPNLSTSATRRSGDSRGSNYQTGLNGTLGADRSLSYAISAGHDSDGQGSDWNGNLQKQTSIATFNAGYAESSSYRQVNGGLRGAAVLHSGGLTLGPYVGDTFALIEAKGASGAGVRGGQGAKVDSRGYAVVPSLSPYRYNPISLDPQGIDDDAELVETERKIAPYAGATVRVEFKTLTGHPLLIQAQMPDGSPLPLGADVLDSHGANIGMVGQGGQVYARADGDKGQLRVQWGERAEDACLLPYDLKGTDLKQVLIRLQGTCAPTKEAS, from the coding sequence ATGACCTGCCGCGCTGAACTCTTGCGCAACCCCATCGTCCCGATCGCCCTCGGCAGCCTGGCTCTGGCGGTGGCGGGGGTGGCGAACGGGGATGCGGATTATCGTTTCGACGACAGCCTGCTGATGGGCTCCGGGCTGGCCGGCGGCAACCTGGAGCGCTTCAACCGCGCCAACCAGATCGACCCCGGTACCTACCACGTCGACCTCTACCTCAACGGCAAGTACGCCAGCCGCGCGGAAGTGGAATTCCGCGCCCGCGGCGAGGGCGTGGAACCCTGCTTCAGCGAACGCTTCCTGCGCCAAAGCCTGGGGGTCCATCCTGACCCCAAGGCTGGCCGCGACGACCAGGGCGGCTGCCACGGCCTGAGCGAGCGCCTGCCCGGTTCCACCTTCAACCTCGACACCGCCCGCCTGCGCCTGGACCTTTCCGTCCCGCAGGCCCTTCTGGACATCAAGCCGCGCGGCTACGTCAACCCGGACGAATGGGACGCCGGCAGCAGCATGGCGTTCGTCAACTACGACGCCAACCTGTACCGTTCCACCTTCGACAGCGCGGGCAGCGGCAACTCCGACTACGGCTACCTCGGCCTCAACGGCGGCATCAACCTCGGCTTGTGGCGCCTGCGCCACCAGTCCAACTACACCTACTCCAGCTACGACGGCCAGACCCGCACCGACTGGAACAGCATCCGCACCTACGCCCAGCGCGCCGTGCCCAGCCTGCGCAGCGAGCTGACCCTGGGCGACAGCTACACCGAAGGCAACCTGTTCGGCAGCATGGGCTATCGCGGCGCACGCCTGGCCACCGACGACCGCATGCTGCCCGACTCGCAGCGCCAGTACGCACCGCAGGTGCGCGGCACGGCCAACGGCAACGCGCGAGTAGTGATCAGCCAGAACGGCCGCAAGATCCAGGAAACCAACGTCGCCCCCGGCCCGTTCGTCATCGACGACCTCTACGGCACCGCGTACGACGGCGACCTGGACGTACAAGTGATCGAAGCCGACGGCAGTGTCTCGCGCTTCACCGTGCCCTTCTCCGCCGTCCCCGAATCCATGCGTCCCGGCCTCTCGCGCTACAGCGCCACCCTCGGCCAGGCGCGGCAGTACGGCGACGGCAACGACCTGTTCAGCGACCTCACCTACCAGCGCGGCCTCACCAACGCCCTTACCGCCAACCTCGGCACCCGCGTTGCCGAGGACTACCTCGCCGTCCTCGGCGGCGGCGTGCTCGCCACTCCGTACGGCGCGTTCGGCCTCAACACCACCTATTCCAACGCCATCGTCGAGAACGGTCAGCGCAAGCAGGGCTGGCGCGTCGGCCTGAACTACAGCCGGACCTTCCAGCCCACCAGCACCACCCTCACCCTGGCCGGATACCGCTACTCCACCGAAGGCTACCGCGACCTCAGCGACGCGCTCGCCTCGCGGGATGCGGCAGACCACCACGACACCTGGGACTCCAGCAGCTACAAGCAGCGCAACCAGTTCACCCTGCTGGTCAACCAGGGCCTGGGCGGCTACGGCAACCTCTACCTGTCCGGTTCCACCAGCGACTACTACGACGGCAAGAGCCGCGACTCGCAACTGCAGTTCGGCTACTCCAACGTCTGGCGGCAGCTCAGCTACAACCTCGCCTACTCGCGCCAGCAGACCGTCTGGTACCGCGACATCGTCAACGATTACGACCCATCGATGCCGCCGGACTACAACATGCAGCACGGCAGCACCCGCAATAACACCCTCACCCTGAGCCTCTCCATGCCGCTGGGCTCCTCCAGCAGCGCGCCCAACCTCAGCACCAGCGCCACGCGGCGCTCCGGCGACAGCCGTGGCAGCAACTACCAGACCGGCCTCAACGGCACCCTGGGCGCCGACCGCAGCCTGAGCTACGCCATCTCCGCCGGGCACGACAGCGACGGCCAGGGCAGCGACTGGAACGGCAACCTGCAGAAGCAGACCTCCATTGCCACCTTCAACGCCGGCTACGCCGAAAGCTCCAGTTACCGCCAGGTCAACGGCGGCCTGCGCGGAGCCGCCGTGCTGCACAGCGGCGGGCTGACCCTCGGCCCCTACGTCGGCGACACCTTCGCCCTCATCGAGGCCAAGGGCGCCAGCGGCGCGGGCGTGCGCGGCGGCCAGGGAGCGAAAGTGGATAGCCGCGGCTACGCCGTGGTGCCGTCGCTCTCACCCTACCGCTACAACCCCATCAGCCTCGACCCACAAGGCATCGACGACGACGCCGAACTGGTCGAGACCGAACGCAAGATCGCGCCCTATGCCGGCGCCACCGTCCGCGTCGAGTTCAAGACCCTGACCGGCCACCCGCTGCTGATCCAGGCGCAGATGCCGGATGGTTCACCCTTGCCGCTGGGCGCCGACGTGCTCGATAGCCACGGCGCGAACATCGGCATGGTCGGCCAGGGCGGGCAGGTCTATGCCCGCGCCGACGGCGACAAGGGCCAATTGCGCGTGCAATGGGGTGAGCGCGCCGAAGATGCCTGCCTGCTGCCCTACGACCTGAAAGGTACGGACCTCAAGCAAGTGCTGATCCGCCTGCAAGGT